ACCTTGGAGCAGTAGGAGCCCAGGTCGGTGAGCACGCCGAAACGCCGCTGGCCGCCACTGAATACATACTGCGTCGGTTCCTGGGCGTCGTGCGCTACGGCAATCACATCGATGCTCAAGGCACCGACCTGCAGCGTCTCGCCACCGGCCAGGAAACCTGCGGGTTCTATGGGTTTGCGCATCCCGCGCAAGGTGCCGCGACTGAGGTACACCGGAAGATTGTAGCGCCGAGACAGCAAACCCACGCCATGCACGTGGTCGGCATGTTCGTGGGTCACCACAATTGCGCTCAGCTGCGCGGGGTGAACCCCCAGGCGCAGCAGGCGCCGCTCGGTTTCTTTTAACGAGAAACCACAATCCACCAGCACATACGTGTCGTCATGTGCGACCAGCGTGCCGTTCCCTTGGCTACCGCTGCCGAGAACGGCAAAACGCATCGGATCAGCCCAGGTTGTCCTGAATCACGCCCAACACTTTGCGCGCTGTTTCAGCCGGCGCAACGGTGTTGATGTTCTTCTCGACGGTCACTTGCACGCTCTCGCCCACCTTGCTCAAACGAACCTGGTAACGCTCGGCACGGGTTTCGATCTCTTCCTTGGTCGGCTTGCTGCCGAACAACTTGCCGAAGAAACCTGGCTCGTCGTCTTTCTTCTCGGCCTTTTCCGCTACGTTGATGTAGTACAGGCCCAGGCTGCGGTTGATATCTTCAACGCGCCATGGACCTTGCTCCAACGCACGGCCAACACTGGCCCACGCACGGTCGAGGTCTTCACCCAGGGTGAGCACCACGTTGCCGCTGCCGTCCTCGGTGAGGCTGACGCGGTTAGGCGTGTCGAAGTTACCGGCGGCGAGCAGGGAAACCGAACCGCCCTTCTCGGAGATACGGCTCATGCTGGCCAGCATCTCGTCGACCAACGCGGCGTCTACGCCCATGTTGACCGAACGCGGGGTGAAATCGACGTTGGCAGTGCTGCCGGCAGGACGCTCGGCGCTCACCACGTAGACTTCACTGGTATTACGCTGCACGCCTGGTTCGATGCGCACACGCACGCGGGCTTCGCTGTCGGGCGCTACACCGCTCGCCTGCAGGCGCTTGGCCATGCTGGCGGACAGTTCGCTGCCGTGCTGCCATGCCGTGGTGAACTCACCGGTTTGCGGGCGTTGCTGATCAATGCTGAAACCGTTGTCCTGGAAGAACTGCACCGCCACTGGCCAGACTTCAGCCGGTGGGCGTTGAGCCATGATCCAGCGGTTGTCGCCGCTCTTTTGCAGGCTGTAGTCGCTGGTGTCCGCCACGGCCGAGATCGGCTGCGGGCGTGGCACTACGTACTCGCCCTTGGTGGTGTCATCGGCGACGTTGCGCGGAATCGGCAGCAACGGGTCAAGGCGCTTGGCGACGTTGACGTCCGGCGGCAGTTGCATCGGTTTGGTTGCTTGGGCTTCCAGGTAATCGCTGCCGCGGTCACGGAAGTAGCCTTCCGGGCCCCATACCCAACCGCAGCCACTGGTGCTGGAGATAATCAAGGCAAGTGCGGAAAGTCCGGCCAATCGCTTCATGCGTAGTGCTTCCTCAATTAAACCAGGACGCCGGACTGGCGCAGGGCCTGTCGCAGCGGTTCGTGACAGGCTTCGCTGAGCCGGGTGAGCGGCAGACGGATACCGTCCGGCATCAAGCCCATCTCAAACAGCGCCCATTTCACGGGAATAGGGTTGGATTCGATAAACAGTGTCTTGTTGAGCGGCATCAGTTGCTCGTGGATCGCACGGGCTTTTACCGCGTCACCGGCGATGGCGGCGGCGCACATGTCGCTCATGGCGCGCGGCGCGACGTTGGCGGTCACCGAGATGTTGCCTTTGCCACCCAGCAGGATCAGCTCAACCGCTGTGGCGTCGTCACCGGAATACACCAGGAAGTCGCTGCTCACGCCGGCCAGGATGTCCTTGGCGCGCTGCAGGTCGCCGGTGGCTTCCTTGATGCCGATGATGTTCGGCACGGTGGACAGGCGGATCACGGTCTCGGCCTTCATGTCGCAGGCCGTGCGGCCAGGAACGTTGTAGAGGATCTGCGGGATGTCAACGGCTTCGGCAATGGCCTTGAAATGCTGGTACAAACCTTCCTGGGTCGGCTTGTTGTAGTACGGGGTTACCAGCAGGCAGGCATCGGCGCCGGCTTTCTTGGCGTTCTTGGTCAGCTCGATGGCTTCACGCGTCGAGTTGGCGCCCGTGCCGGCGATTACGGCAATGCGGCCCGCCACGCGCTTGACCACGAATTCGATGACCTGGATGTGTTCTTCCACATCAAGGGTGGCCGATTCACCTGTGGTGCCGACCGCCACGATGGCGTTGGTGCCTTCTTGCAGGTGGAAGTCCACCAGTTTGCCAAGGCTGTCCCAGTCGAGATGACCTTGTGCATCCATGGGTGTGACCAGTGCCACCATACTGCCCGCAATCATGCAACCGCTCCTGCCGGAAAAAGAGAGCCGTAATGGTACTGGCGCCAAGATGCTTGTACAAGCGAAGTACCGCCTGAGGATGCGTTCTGGGCCAACTAAACGACGGGCAATGCCATCATTGGGCCAAAGCGCGGCTTGAAGCACGCTGAAATCAGACCGATCGCGTAATGAAAACGCCACCTCCTAGCCCTTGGCGATGGTTTTCGCTACCCTTCATCCTTTGATCGATACAGCCCACACGGTATCGACCGCTCATCGCTTTAGGAAGGCTGCATGTCCACCCCCACAGTTCGCGAACAATTCCTTGTTATCAGTGCCCTCGGCGCCAACCCCATGGAGCTGACCAACGTCCTGTGCCGCGCCAGCCATGAGAACCGCTGCGCCGTCGTGACCTCCCGCCTCACCCGCCACGGCGAGTGCAGCGCGTTGGTTCTGCAGATTTCCGGCAGCTGGGACGCCCTGGCGCGCCTCGAAACCGGCTTGCCGGGCCTGGCCAAGAAGCACAACTTCACGGTCAACGTAGTGCGCAGCGCCGCCCTGGAAAACCGCCCGCAGGCCCTGCCTTATGTGGCGTATGTCAGCTCGGCCTACCGCTCGGACATCGTCAATGAGCTGTGCCAGTTTTTCATCGACCACAACGTCGAGCTGGAAAACCTGACCTGCGACACCTACCAGGCACCGCAAACCGGCGGCACCATGCTCAACGCCACGTTCACCGTGACCTTGCCGGCCGGCGTACAGATCAGTTGGCTGCGTGACCAGTTCCTGGATTTCGCCGATGCCTTGAACCTCGACGCACTGATCGAGCCGTGGCGCCCACAGAACCCAATGTAAGGAAGTACCTATGCCGGTAGCCATCGACAAACCCGTGGCCGATTTCGAAGCCCAGGCCACCAGCGGCCAGACGTTCAGCCTTGCCGCCCTCAAGGGCAAGCAAGTGGTGATCTACTTCTACCCCAAGGACAGCACCCCGGGTTGCACCACTGAGGGTCAGGGTTTTCGTGACCAGTACGCCGCGTTCAAGGCCGCCAACACCGAAGTGTTTGGCCTGTCGCGAGACAGCGTGAAGTCTCACGAGAACTTCAAGGCCAAGCAGGAATTCCCTTTCGAGCTGATCAGCGACAAGGACGAAGCGGTTTGCCAGCTCTTTGATGTGATCAAGCTGAAGAAGCTGTACGGCAAGGAATACCTGGGCGTTGACCGCAGCACTTTCCTGATCGACAAGGATGGCGTGCTGCGTCAGGAATGGCGTGGTGTGAAAGTGCCGGGCCATGTGGATGCGGTGTTGGCGGCGGCGCAGGCATTGAATAAAGCTTGAGTCATAATTGGGGCGAACCTTTAGTTCGCCCCAATTGTTTACAACAAAGGCGCCACCACCGGCTCTTGCCGCGGCCACGCATCCAGTACGGCCTTAAACAGCGTCGCCAGCGGGATTGCAAAGAACACGCCCCAGAACCCCCACAGCCCTCCGAACAACAGCACCGCGCAGATAATCGCCACCGGGTGCAGGTTGACGGCCTCCGAGAACAGCAGCGGCACCAGCACGTTGCCATCCAGGGTCTGGATAATGCCGTACACCGCCATCAGGTAGATGAACTGATCGCTCCAGCCCCACTGGAACAACGCAATCAACATCACCGGCACGGTCACCACCACCGCGCCCACATACGGCACTACCACCGATATACCCACCAGCAAGGCCAGCAGCGCCGCGTAGTTCAGCCCGAGCGCGACAAACGCGATGTAGGTGACGCCGCCACAAATCACGATCTCAATGACTTTGCCGCGAATATAGTTGGCGATCTGCCGGTTCATTTCTTCGGCGACCCTGGTAATCAACGCCCGTTCACGTGGCAGGTAGCCACTGACCCAGCGGCCGATCATCTCGCGGTCCTTGAGGAAGAAAAACACCAGGATCGGCACCAGCACCAGGTAGATCATGATGTTGACCAAAAGCGGCAGGCTGGACAGGGAAAACGTCAGCGCCCATTGCCCGAATTTTCCGATCTCGCCGCGCGCCACTTCGATAGCCTGCAACACTTGCTCGTCCGACACCAAATGCGGATAGCGCTCCGGCAACAGCAGCAACAGTGATTGCCACTTGGCGAGCATGCCCGGCAACTCGTTGAACAAGGTGATCAACTGATGCCACAGCAATGGCAGCACCACCACGATAAACACCACCAACAGCCCCATGAACAGGGCAAAGACCAGCCCTACCGCCAGGCCACCGGGCAAACGCAAACGCTCAAGGGTAGTGACCAGGCCCTGCATCAGGTACGCCAGCACCATGCCCGCCAGTACCGGTGCCAGCATGCCGCCCAAGGTGAGCACGGCGGTAAAGGCCAGGAACAGCAGGACGGCCAGCACCACCGCTTCTTCATCGGAAAAATAGCGCTGAATCCAGTCTCGTAACACTTTGAACATCAATCAACCTCGGGTGGTGGGGGCGAACAGTTCAGGCCTTGCGCAACCAGTAACGGTACACACCGGCAGCGTCTTCTTCGTGTAGCAGCGTATGCCCGGCCAGCTTGGCAAAAGTGCGGAAATCGCGCTGGGAGCCTGCGTCCGTGGCGATCACCTTGAGCACGGCACCACTGGCCAAACGGTTGAGTTCCAGCTTGGCCTTGAGCAGGGGCAGCGGGCAATTGAGGCCACTGGCATCAAGTTCGGCGTCAAAGGCTACAGCGTCGGTCATCGGTTTGCTCCGGGCATGCGTTTGGGGTGCTTAGAATATCTGGTCCGAAGCTCAGTGTCCGGCTACAGTAAGCTCTTTGTCGAAAGGCTTTGTGCATGACTTTTTTGCGCCCTACCCTGCTGACGCTGGCTTGCCTGCTGGCCTCCCCGGCCTTCGCTGACGACCTGCCGTCACTCGGCGACGCCAGTTCTGCCATTGTCTCACCGCAACAAGAGTTCCAACTGGGCCGCGCATGGCTGGCCTACCTGCGGGGCCAGGTTTCGCAGCTCAATGATCCGCAGCTCAAGGATTACGTCGAAACCAGCGTTTACAAGCTGGTGGAGACCAGCCAGGTGAATGACCGGCGTCTGGAATTTATCCTCATCGACAGCCCGCAGCTCAACGCCTTTGCCGCACCCGGCGGGATTGTCGGGGTTAACGGCGGCCTGTTCCTGAATGCCCAGACCGAAGGCGAATATGCCTCGGTACTCGCTCACGAATTGGCTCACTTGTCCCAACGTCACTTTGCGCGAGGTGTGGAAGCGCAGTCGCGCATGCAGATCCCGATGATGGCCGCCCTGCTCGGCGGCATTATCGCGGCGGCAGCGGGTGCGGGCGATGCTGGTATTGCCGCGATTGCAGGCAGCCAGGCGGCAGCTATCCAGGAGCAGCGCAGGTTCTCGCGCCAGAACGAACAAGAGGCTGACCGTATCGGCATCCTTAACCTGGAAAAAGCCGGTTACGACCCACGCTCCATGCCGACCATGTTCGAACGCCTGATGCGCCAATACCGTTTCGACGCCAAGCCACCGGAGTTTTTGCTGACTCACCCGGTGACCGAATCGCGTATTGCCGACACCCGTAACCGCGCCGAACAAGCCAAACCCGGCGGCAAGGAAGACAGCTTGCGCTATCAACTGATTCGCGCACGGGTACAACTGCAATACGAAGACACGCCGGGGCTGGCCGCCAAGCGCTTCCAGGCGCAGTTGGACGAGAACCCGAAAAACGATATAGCGCGTTATGGCCTTGCCATTGCGCAGATCAAGGGCACTCAGTTCAAAGAAGCGCGGGAAAGCTTGCAGCCGCTGCTGGCCAAGGCGCCCAACGACATTACCTACAACCTGGCGCAGATCGAGTTGGATATCGACAGCAACCGTTTGCCGGATGCCCAGCAACGTACTGATCGTATGCTGGCCCAGTACCCCGGCAGCTATCCGCTGAATCAGATACGCATCGATGTGCTGCTCAAGCAGAACCGTACGGCCGATGCTGAAAAGGCACTGGATGGGTTGCTCAAGTCGCGGCCCGATGATCCGGATGTGTGGTATCAGGTGGCCGAGACTCGCGGCTTGTCCGGCAATATCATTGGTTTACATCAGGCGCGTGCCGAGTACTTTGCACTGGTGGGTGACTTCAAGCAGGCTATTCAGCAACTGGACTTTGCCAAGCGTCGGGCCGGCAACAACTTCCCACTGTCTTCGCGCATCGACGCGCGCCAGCGTGAGCTGATCGAGCAGGAACGCCTGGTGAAAGGGATGATGAGCTAAAACCATCGCCCACAAAAAAGCCCCGCTTTCGTTAACCGAAAGCGGGGCTTTTTATTGAGCTAGCGGATTACTCGGCCAGCTTGAAGGTGATGAAACTTGCACGCCCCTGACGCAGTACGCGCATCGACACCGAGCGATTCTTCGGCAACGCTTTGGCGATGTCCGTGAATTCCTTGGTGGAGTTGATCGCCTGGTTGTTCAAGTGGGTGATCACGTCGCCCGGCTGCAGGCCGATCAAGGCGGCTGGGCCGTCCTGGACTTCTTTGATCACAACACCGCTCTTGAGGTCGAAGCTCTTCTTCTGCTCGTCGGTCAGCTCAACCACGGCAATGCCCAAGCGATTGCTGCTGCGCTCTGCGCCTGGTTTGGCGTTGCCCAGTGCATCCAGGGTTGCACCCTCTTCCGGGATCGCGCCAACGGTCAGCTCAACGGTCTGGCGCTTGCCGTCACGAATCACTTCAAGCTTGGCTTTGCTGCCGGCTTTCAGGGCGCCTACCAGATGCGGCAGGTCGGCGGACATAATGATCGGCTGGCCATTCATGCTCAGGATCACGTCGCCCACTTGCAAACCACCTTTGGCAGCCGGGCCGTCGTCCTGGATCTGCGCGACCAGGGCACCGGCCGGCTTGTCGAGGCCAAACGATTCAGCCAGGTCTTTGTTCACTTCCTGGATCACCACACCCAACCAGCCACGACTGACCTTGCCACCGCTTTTGAGTTGGTTGGAAACGTCCATGGCCACGTCGATCGGAATCGCGAAGGAAACGCCCATGAAACCACCGGAACGGGTGTAGATCTGTGAGTTGATGCCCACCACTTCGCCCGCCAGGTTGAACAGCGGACCACCGGAATTACCCGGGTTGATCGGCACGTCGGTCTGGATGAACGGCACGTAGTTTTCATTGGGCAGGCTGCGGCCGATGGCGCTGACGATGCCCTGGGTTACGGTGTGGTCAAAGCCGAACGGTGAACCGATAGCAACCACCCACTGCCCGGCTTTCAGGTCCTGGGATTTACCCAGCTTCAGCACGGGCAGGTCTTTGCCTTCGATTTTCAGCAGGGCCACGTCGGAACGCGGGTCGGTGCCCACCAGCTTGGCTTTCAACTCACTGCGGTCGGCCAGGCGTACGAGAATTTCGTCAGCGTCGGCAATCACATGGTTATTGGTGAGGATGTAACCATCCGGCGAGATGATGAAGCCCGAGCCCAGGGACTGTGCCTCACGCTGCCCGCCACCGCCGCCACGCGGGGAACGTTGTTGCGGCATGCCACGCTCGAAGAACTCGCGCAGCATCGGCGGCAAGCCTTCCAGGTCGGGCATCTGCTGGTTCGAGACTTTACGATCCGGCAGCTTCTGCGTGGTACTGATGTTCACCACAGCAGGCGAAGCCTGCTCCACCAGTTGGGTAAAGTCAGGCAATTCGGCCGCTTGCGCGGACACGGCCTGACCCAGCACCAATACCGTGGCGACTATGGTTAGGTAAGACTTCAAACGTGGTATCGACATACAGCTCCCGTTACGACGAGCAGGGTTGAGCGACAGGGTTCAAGAAACGCCGAAAACTTCGACCGGCATTTTTGTTCCGCGAACAAAATAAGGTCAGAGCCGACAAGCTCTGACCTATAAAAAACATGGGGATTTTTTGCAAGTGAAAATACTGATCCAGAAATTTCATGCTCTCAGCCCCAACCACGCAAAGGCTCACATTGAAAGGTCAGGATGAACATAGGATTAACGGCTCATGGCTTGACGGCGGTCTTTTCGCCGCGCACCGACAGCGCGATGCGTTCGGCGGTGCCAATAGGGATTTCGCCGACAACCGTCACCATCACTTCGCCATCGACCGTGTTCAGACGGCGCGACACAGCAACCGTTGGGCCAAGCTGCGTGCGTGTTTCGCTCACGCTCGCACCGTCGGTGGATTCAAGAAACACTGAGAAACGTGCAAGGCCATCGTCGTACATCAGGCTGTCGACAGTGGCGTGGGTTTGAGTATCTTTTCGCGAGACGCTGCTGGTGAGCTGAAAACCGGGAGGCAGCCAGTCCAGATGCCATGCGTGGGTAGCGGGCACCTCGGGGGCTTTGGTGCTGGAAACAGCGACAGGTGAACATTCACTGCTGGGCTGTAAGTCACGATCCGACAGCGCAGCCGAAGTGTTCAGTCGAGTGAACTGAAAACGCTCCAAGAGCTGGCCCTGTTCATTGAGCAACAGGGACTTGAGTGGCAGCGCGGTTTCACGATCCAGGTGCAACTCAAAGCCATATCGGTATTGATCACGCGGATTGATCGACACAATCACCGCATTGCGACCGGCCACGCGAGATTTGCCAATGACGGCCAGTTCGTAGAATTGAGTAAGTTTTTGCGGATCCAGAGCGCGCGAAGGCGCATCCGGTGAGTTGCCAAGGCCGGCAACCAAGGTGCCACTGACACATTGCGTACGTCCATCTACCCGCACCAGTTCCTGGGCAGAACCGTCGAGTTGCAACAGCCGCTCGCGGACGTGACCGTCCTGGACGCGATGCCAGATGTCATGGGTAGAGAAACTGCCGTTACGCTCGTAGACGAACGTACCTGCAAAGCTTTGCTGCTGCTCTGCACGCCCAAGTCGAGTCAGCCAGTCTTGGGCTTCGTCGGCATGGGCGGATAGTGCAAAACAACCACTGAGCAAAAGCGTAAGGAGCGGTATGGCGCGCATAGGGCCCCTTAGCGGTTTAGCGGTTTTCCAGGCTGGCTGCACGAGCATATGGCAGAGCGCTTTCAGTGCCTTTCAAGGCCGATTCCTGTGCGTGTTGGCGCAGGTAGCCTGGAAGACGCTGGTCCTGCCAGCCGGATTGCCCTTGAAGTACGCCGTTGGCCATAGGGCCGGTGGCATCAGAGCTTTCCTTGTAGCCGGCCAGTACCGCTGGGCCTTTGACTTGCGGACCGGCCATGACCGGTTGCTGAGTCTGCTGGGCCAGTTCGGCACCGGCAATTTCGTCCTGGTTGTACAGGCGAACACCAGCCAACACGGCAACAGTCACCGAGGCAGCTACTGCCAGGCGACCCAGGCTACGCCATGGACCACGAGCAGCTTTTGCCGGAACGGCTTCATCGGCCAACGCGGCAGAAACGGCCGCAGCAATATCCAGACGAGGGATTAAAAGATCCTTGTGCATCACCGCCCGAGCGACTTGGTAACGAGACCAGGTATCACGGGTTTCGGCATCATCAAATGCATTGAGCACTCGACGAAGTTCCAGTTCATCCGCTTCGTTATCCATCACTGCGGACAGCGATTCCTGCAGGGCATCACGACTCATGGCGGTTCCTCTCTTGGCTGTCGCCGCTGTCTTTAGTTTTCTTGCAACAACGGTTGCAAGGCTTTGTCGATGGCTTCCCGGGCCCGGAAAATCCGTGACCTTACAGTCCCCACCGGACATTGCATGACGCTCGCAATGTCTTCGTAACTGAGACCATCGAATTCACGTAAAGTTAACGCCGTACGCAAATCTTCTGGCAGTTGCTGAATAGTGCGATGAACGGTGCCCTCGATCTCGTCGCGCAGCAAAGCACGTTCCGGCGACTCGAGATCTTTGAGGCCGTGATCACCATCGTAAAATTCTGCATCTTCTGAACTTACATCACTGTCCGGTGGGCGGCGGCCGCGAGACACCAGATAGTTCTTCGCCGTGTTAATGGCGATGCGGTACAGCCACGTGTAAAACGCACTGTCACCGCGAAAATTGCCAAGTGCACGGTACGCCTTGATAAAGGCTTCCTGTGCAACGTCCTGCGCTTCATGGGTGTCGTGCACAAACCGCACGATCAACCCGAGAATTTTGTGCTGGTATTTCAGCACTAGCAGATCAAATGCTCGCTTATCGCCACGTTGAACGCGCTCGACCAGCTGCTGATCCTCTTCCTGGGTTAGCATGAACACTCCTCGTTGTACTCACAGGAGGCTTGCATAACTAAACGATCAGGCTTGCAAACATAGACTAGGACTTCTCGCAAAAGTTCTCCCCCTCCAAGCAAGTTTCCGGCATGCACTGATTTGGCACACACGAAAAACGCAGCGCGGGCTAGGCCGGCTGCGCGAATAATCTTGTCGCCGGTTTTCTGACGCGTCCAATGCTCCCGACGGGCCAATAAACTCAACGTTTTCCCAGCTTTCGGGCAACCTGCTATTGAGTCGGGGCTCATGCAAAAAGTTCCCATCTCAATAGCCGGCCCATATGACCCCAGCTGTGCACCGTAATTTCACATTGCCACGAATGCCCGGCTATTGTGCCGCTCCCCCCCTCTATATACTAGTGGCCCGTGTGACCCTTTGATTCGCCGATCCAGGCGTCCTGTTTGCGCCAGCCCTTTGGATCGCTTTTTGCGGAATCCTTCAAATGAGCCAACAGTTTCAACACGATGTCCTGGTGATCGGTAGCGGTGCGGCCGGCTTGAGCCTGGCACTCACCCTCCCCAGCCACCTGCGCATTGCGGTCCTGAGCAAGGGCGACCTGGCCAATGGCTCGACTTTCTGGGCCCAGGGCGGTGTCGCAGCCGTGCTGGACGACACCGATACCGTGCAATCCCACGTCGAAGACACCCTTAACGCCGGCGGCGGCCTGTGCAACGAAGACGCGGTGCGCTTCACCGTCGAGCATAGCCGCGAAGCCATCCAATGGCTGATCGACCAAGGCGTGCCGTTCACGCGCGACGAACACGCCGGCAGCGATGACGGCGGATTCGAATTCCACTTGACCCGCGAAGGCGGCCACAGCCATCGCCGCATCATCCACGCCGCCGACGCTACCGGCGCCGCCATCTTCAAGACGTTGCTCGAACAAGCCCGCCAACGCCCCAACATTGAACTGCTGGAGCAACGCGTCGCCGTCGACCTGATCACCGAAAAACGCCTGGGCCTGGACGGCGAACGGTGCCTCGGCGCCTATGTGCTCAACCGCGCCAGTGGCGAAGTGGATACCTACGGCGCACGCTTCACCATTTTGGCCTCAGGCGGTGCCGCCAAGGTCTATCTCTATACCAGTAACCCCGACGGTGCCTGCGGTGACGGCATCGCCATGGCCTGGCGTTCAGGCTGTCGGGTGGCCAACCTGGAATTCAACCAGTTCCACCCCACCTGCCTGTATCACCCGCAAGCCAAGAGTTTTTTGATCACCGAAGCCCTGCGCGGCGAAGGTGCACACCTGAAACTGCCCAACGGCGAGCGCTTCATGCAACGCTTCGACCCACGTGCCGAACTGGCGCCACGGGATATCGTGGCCCGCGCCATCGACCACGAAATGAAGCGCCTGGGCATCGACTGCGTGTACCTGGACATCAGCCACAAACCCGAAGCCTTCATCAAGACCCACTTCCCCACCGTCTACGAGCGTTGCCTGGCGTTCAACATCGACATCACCAAAGGCCCGATCCCGGTGGTGCCGGCTGCGCACTACACCTGCGGCGGCGTGATGGTCGACCAACACGGCCGCACCGATGTGCCGGGGCTGTATGCGATTGGCGAAACCAGCTTCACCGGCCTGCACGGCGCCAACCGCATGGCCAGCAACTCGTTGCTCGAATGTTTCGTTTACGCGCGCTCGGCCGCTGCCGACATCCTTGAGCAATTGCCGCGTATTCCAGTGCCCGCCGCCCTGCCGCGCTGGGACGCCAGCCAAGTGACCGACTCGGACGAAGACGTGATCATCGCCCACAATTGGGACGAACTGCGCCGCTTCATGTGGGACTACGTAGGCATTGTGCGCACCAACA
The window above is part of the Pseudomonas sp. KBS0710 genome. Proteins encoded here:
- the nadB gene encoding L-aspartate oxidase; this translates as MSQQFQHDVLVIGSGAAGLSLALTLPSHLRIAVLSKGDLANGSTFWAQGGVAAVLDDTDTVQSHVEDTLNAGGGLCNEDAVRFTVEHSREAIQWLIDQGVPFTRDEHAGSDDGGFEFHLTREGGHSHRRIIHAADATGAAIFKTLLEQARQRPNIELLEQRVAVDLITEKRLGLDGERCLGAYVLNRASGEVDTYGARFTILASGGAAKVYLYTSNPDGACGDGIAMAWRSGCRVANLEFNQFHPTCLYHPQAKSFLITEALRGEGAHLKLPNGERFMQRFDPRAELAPRDIVARAIDHEMKRLGIDCVYLDISHKPEAFIKTHFPTVYERCLAFNIDITKGPIPVVPAAHYTCGGVMVDQHGRTDVPGLYAIGETSFTGLHGANRMASNSLLECFVYARSAAADILEQLPRIPVPAALPRWDASQVTDSDEDVIIAHNWDELRRFMWDYVGIVRTNKRLARAQHRVRLLLDEIDEFYSNYKVSRDLIELRNLAQVAELMIRSAMERKESRGLHYTLDYPQMLPEARDTILVPATYGD
- a CDS encoding sigma-E factor negative regulatory protein codes for the protein MSRDALQESLSAVMDNEADELELRRVLNAFDDAETRDTWSRYQVARAVMHKDLLIPRLDIAAAVSAALADEAVPAKAARGPWRSLGRLAVAASVTVAVLAGVRLYNQDEIAGAELAQQTQQPVMAGPQVKGPAVLAGYKESSDATGPMANGVLQGQSGWQDQRLPGYLRQHAQESALKGTESALPYARAASLENR
- the rpoE gene encoding RNA polymerase sigma factor RpoE produces the protein MLTQEEDQQLVERVQRGDKRAFDLLVLKYQHKILGLIVRFVHDTHEAQDVAQEAFIKAYRALGNFRGDSAFYTWLYRIAINTAKNYLVSRGRRPPDSDVSSEDAEFYDGDHGLKDLESPERALLRDEIEGTVHRTIQQLPEDLRTALTLREFDGLSYEDIASVMQCPVGTVRSRIFRAREAIDKALQPLLQEN